In Paenibacillus sonchi, a single genomic region encodes these proteins:
- the eis gene encoding enhanced intracellular survival protein Eis, translating into MEIRQLHSEEFEASLSLSEYAFKYKVADEDRAEARQKFRPERVWGVFEDGTLGAQLKLLPLQAYIQGKVFPMGGIAGVSTWPENRRQGLVAKLLSHTLQTMNDSGQTLSFLHPFLIPFYRKFGWEVYCEYKKYSIPVDKFPRKTEIQGSIKRDSAALEILEGLYSRFAAEYNGTLQRDQEWWKQRVLDSDTHHGVFYSELGEPEGYVLYKIVNNELVIDEFIFLNEQARKGLWTFLANHDSMITGASLKLVPADDILPYLLPDPRIPQENYPYFMARIVNARAFIENFTFRSRNSLESRTLYIEDEHAPWNNGLWLWSVAGNGASTLERLDGEQAAADCSCTIGALTVMLLGYKRPVELAKYGQLNASPSGLEWLEEVIPQAKTALFDFF; encoded by the coding sequence GTGGAAATCAGGCAATTGCATTCTGAGGAATTTGAAGCGAGCTTGAGCTTGTCCGAATATGCTTTTAAATATAAGGTTGCCGATGAAGACAGAGCTGAAGCCAGACAGAAGTTTAGACCGGAAAGAGTATGGGGAGTCTTTGAAGACGGGACGCTGGGCGCTCAATTGAAATTGCTTCCGCTTCAGGCCTACATACAAGGCAAAGTATTTCCTATGGGTGGAATAGCCGGAGTATCCACATGGCCGGAGAACCGCAGGCAGGGGCTTGTGGCCAAGCTTTTATCACATACGCTGCAAACGATGAACGACTCGGGACAGACATTGTCTTTTCTGCATCCGTTTTTGATTCCCTTTTACCGTAAGTTCGGCTGGGAGGTCTACTGTGAGTATAAAAAGTATTCTATCCCTGTGGACAAATTTCCGCGAAAAACTGAAATTCAGGGCAGTATAAAACGTGATTCTGCCGCTCTGGAAATACTGGAAGGGCTGTACAGCCGGTTTGCCGCTGAATACAATGGAACTCTGCAGCGTGATCAGGAGTGGTGGAAGCAAAGGGTATTGGATTCGGACACGCATCACGGTGTTTTTTACTCAGAGCTTGGTGAGCCGGAAGGCTATGTGCTGTATAAAATAGTCAACAATGAACTGGTTATTGATGAATTTATTTTTTTGAACGAACAGGCGCGTAAAGGCTTGTGGACATTTCTGGCTAACCACGATTCGATGATTACCGGTGCTTCGCTCAAGCTGGTGCCCGCTGATGATATCCTACCTTATTTGCTCCCAGACCCGCGGATTCCGCAGGAGAATTATCCATACTTTATGGCGCGGATTGTGAATGCGCGGGCCTTTATAGAGAACTTTACCTTCCGGAGCCGTAACAGCCTTGAGAGTAGAACCCTGTATATTGAAGATGAGCATGCCCCTTGGAATAACGGGTTGTGGTTATGGAGTGTGGCCGGGAATGGTGCGTCAACGTTAGAGCGTCTGGATGGTGAACAGGCTGCTGCTGATTGCAGCTGCACCATTGGAGCACTCACAGTGATGTTGCTGGGTTACAAACGGCCTGTAGAACTGGCGAAGTACGGACAGCTTAATGCAAGCCCGTCCGGGCTTGAATGGCTGGAAGAGGTTATTCCTCAAGCCAAAACAGCGCTGTTTGATTTTTTCTGA
- a CDS encoding CtsR family transcriptional regulator, whose product MRNISDIIEQYLKNILHESPEGTVEIQRNDLADQFSCVPSQINYVISTRFTLEKGYVVESKRGGGGYIRIQRFELPQNVALYAHLNSTIGKDIDQNSAEGLIYQLEEARFLTKREACLMRAAVSRECLTVNLPYRDEIRAKLMKAMLISLLGK is encoded by the coding sequence ATGCGTAATATCTCTGATATTATCGAACAATATCTGAAGAATATTTTGCATGAAAGTCCCGAAGGTACGGTGGAAATTCAGCGCAATGACCTGGCGGACCAGTTCTCATGCGTACCGTCTCAGATCAATTATGTCATCAGTACACGTTTTACTTTGGAAAAGGGCTATGTAGTTGAGAGCAAGCGCGGCGGCGGCGGCTATATTCGGATTCAGCGTTTCGAGCTCCCGCAGAATGTGGCACTGTATGCCCATCTCAATTCTACAATAGGAAAGGATATCGATCAAAATTCCGCCGAAGGACTGATTTATCAGCTGGAGGAGGCCCGGTTTCTAACCAAGCGTGAAGCGTGTCTCATGCGCGCCGCTGTTTCCCGGGAATGCCTGACGGTTAATCTGCCGTACCGGGATGAGATTCGTGCCAAGCTAATGAAGGCCATGCTAATCTCCTTATTGGGCAAATAA